The genomic region GGCCAGCGCGGCGCGGCCGCAAGCTCCCAGGCAGCGGGAGGAACGAGAAGCACCGCCCCGGCCAGCGAGCTCCAGGCCGAGACGACGGCCGGCCCGTGCGCCGCCGCGACCTCCGCCATCAGCACATAGGACAGCGCGACGGCGACGGCGGAGACGAGCATGAGCGCCTCCCCGGCGAGGCCGCTGCGTTCCGGCCCCGGCCCGCCGCCCGCCACCAGCGCCACACTGACGATCGCAAGAACGAGGCCGAGGAGGTGCACCGCGCGGATTCGCTGCCGCAGGCGCAGCACCGCGAAGACGACCACGAGCAGCGGGATCAGCGCCGAGATGATGGTGGCGACCGAGGCGGAGGCGCGTTCGACGCCGAGCGCCTGCGCCACCTGGCCCGCCCTGATGCCGAGGGCACCGAGCGTCGCCATGTGGAGGAGGGCGCGCGGCGGCGGCAGGCGCCGGCCGACCAGCACGGGCGCGAAGCATGGCACAGCGGCGGCGTAGCGGAGCGCCGTCAGCGTAAGCGGCCCGGTCTCGGCGAGGCCGAGCTTGGTCAGGGGGATCGACAGCCCCCAGATGACGACGAGGAGGATCAGCCGCCGATGGCGCGGAGCGGCACCCCCGTGCCATGGCCGGTGGCCTCTGCGCCCGGGTCAGGCATCGTTGAGGAGAAGGCGTCGGCCCGGGGGAGGAGCGCCGCCCCGCCGCGCCGCTCACACGAGGTTCGCCCGCTCGTATTGCACCGGCCAGTCGATCTCCGCCCCCAGAGCCTTCGCCGCGCGAAGCGGCCAGGCAGGGTCAGCGAGCATCGCGCGCCCGATCAGGACGATGTCGGCTCGGCCGTTCGCCAGGATCTCTGCGGCGTGGTCGGGACATGAGATCAACCCCACCGCTCCGGTCGCGATCCCGGCGGCACGAACCGCCTCCGAATAGGGAACCTGGTAGCCGGGATGGGCGGAGGGAGGGCGCGCGTCCGGCGTGATTCCGCCCGAGGAGCAATCGACGAGGTCGACATCGCCGCGTGCGGCGAGCCAGCGCGCGATCGTCACCGTGTCGTCGATCGTGAGGCCGCCCGAAAGATGGTCGACGCAGGAGAGGCGGACGAACAGCGGAAGCTCTTCCGGCCACTCGGCGCGCACCGCATCGATCACCTCCATCAAGAGGCGCGCGCGCGCCCGGAGGTGGCCGCCGTAGGAGTCCGAGCGGGTGTTGGCGACCGGGGAAAGGAAGGAGTGGATCAGGTAGCCGTGCGCGCCGTGGATTTCGAGGAGACGGAACCCGGCGTCGCGCGCCCGGCGCGCCGCCCTGCCGAAGGCCTCGACGGCGGCGGCGACTCCGCCCGGGTCGAGCGGAACGGGCGGCGTGTGGCCAGGCGCGAAGGGCTCGTCCGTCGGCCCTACCGGAACCCAGCCCTCCGGCGCTTCCGGCGGGATCGGCTTCGTTCCCTCCCATGGCCGGGTCACGGACGCCTTGCGCCCGGCATGGGCGAGCTGGATCCCCGGGACCGCGCCCATCCGAGCGATCATTGCGGCAAGGCGGGCGAGCGCCTCCGTGTGCGCGTCCGACCAGATGCCGAGGCAGCCGGGCGTGATCCGCGCGTGCGGCGCGACATGGGTCGCCTCCGTGATGACGATGCCCGCCCCGCCTGCCGCGCGCGCGCCGAGATGCTGCAGGTGCCAGTCGTTCGGCAGGCCGTCCTCGGCGGAGTACTGGCACATCGGCGAGAGCGCGATCCGGTTCCGCGCGGTGACGGACCGGAAGCTGATCGGCTGGAACAGAAGCGGGCGCTTGTCGCGCACGAGCACGCGTCGGTCGGTCTCTCGCATCGGGGCCTCGGCGGGTGAGGGGAAGGCGAGCGTCGCGGCTCAGGCGCTGCGGCGCAAGCGGGGCGGGGTGGTCGCCGAGACCGCGTGCGGTCAGAGGGAGGTGGGCCGAACCTCGCCGCGCTCGATCAGGAACGCGCTGTCGACCATCGGCTTGAGCAGATCGGGGTTGCTCTCGCTGATCAGCACGGCAAGCCCAGGCTCCGCCTCGCGCAGCCTCAGAAGCGCCTCGCCGTAGCGTTTCGCGAGCGCTGGGGCGAGGCCCTGGAACGGTTCGTCAAGCAGGACGAGTTTGGTGCCGACCATCAGCGCGCGCCCGAGCGCGACCATCTTGCCCTGCCCGCCGGAGAGGCCGCCGGCGCGCCGGACGGCGAGATCCCTCAGCTCGGGAAGGATGGCGTAAGCCTTCTCGAGCCGGCGCGCGATCTCGGCCTCAGGCAGCTTCAGCACCTCGGCGGGAAGGCGCAGGTTCTGCTCCACGGTGAAGGTCGGGAACAGCCTCCGCTCCTCCGGCGCATAGCCGATGCCGAGGGCGGTGCGCTTGTGCGCGGGCACCTCGGCGAGGTTGGTGTCGGCGAAGCCGATCCGTCCGGCGGTGAGCGGAACGAGGCCCATGATCGCGCGTAAGGTGGTGGTCTTGCCCGCGCCGTTTCGGCCGACGAGGGCGACGCGCGCGCCCGCGTCGATCCTGAGCGAAACCCCGCGCAGCACCCGCGTGCCGGCGATCGCGACGTCGACACCGTCAAGCGCGAGCATCGCCGCCCCCAGGGCCCGTGGCGTGCTTCACCTCGACGCCGATCACCTCGCGCAGCACCGCCGCATCGTTCAGCACCTGCGCCGGCGGGCCGGAGGCGAGGATCCGCCCCTGGCTCCACACCGCTACGCGGTCGGCATAGCGCTCGACCACCTCCATGTCGTGCTCGACGAACACGGCGGTCACACCGCGGGCGCGCAGGGCGGCGACCAGCGTGTCCATGATGGCGAACTTCTCCGCGCTTGCGACTCCCGACGTCGGCTCGTCCATCAGGAGAACGCGCGGTTCCAGCGCCATCGCCATCGCGATGTCGGTGAGCTTGCGCGCCCCCTCGTTGAGTTCAGTGGCCCGCGCGGTGGCGACGTCGCGCAGCCCGAACCGGTCAAGGATCGCCATCGCCGCTGCCGTGGTCGGCCCATCGAGCAGCGGGCGGAAGCCATGCCAGAAGCCCCGATGCGCGGCGACCTTGAGGGCCACGTTCTCGATCACGGTGTGTTCGGTGAAGAGCTGCGGGATCTGGAAGCTGCGGGCGATTCCGCGCCGAACGATCTCCCGCGGCGCAAGCCCGGTGATCGTCGCCCCGTCAAAGGTGATGGTTCCGGCCTGCGGGTGCAGATAGCCGGTCGTCATGTTGATGAAGGTCGTCTTGCCTGCGCCGTTCGGCCCGATGATGGCGACGATCTCGCCCTCGGCGATGTCGAGGTCGATTCCGTCGGCCGCCTTGACGCCGCCAAAGGCGATCTTGAGCCCGCGCGCCGACAGAAGCGGCGCGCTCATGGCCGCGCGCCCCGGCGTGACACGAGATCCTCGTAGAGCCCCCAGAGACCGCGCGAGGCGAACAGGATGATGCCGAGCAGCACGGCACCGAGGATCATCTGCCACGCATCGGGGAAGGCGGCGGAGGCATAGACGCGCACGAGCTCGAACACGATCGCGCCCAGGAACGGCCCGAGCACGGAACCACCGCCGCCAAGGATGGCGATGAAGACGAGCTCACCCGAATGCGTCCAGTAGGCGAGCAGCGGCGTCACATGCAGGGTGGTCACGGCGATGATGCCGCCGGCGAGGCCGGCGAGCGCTGCCGAGGCGACGTAGGCGATGAGCAGAACGCGCCGCGCCGAGATCCCGGCGAACTCGAGCCGTGTTTCGCGCGTCTTGATCGCGGGCAGGGCCTGGCCGAGCGGCGAGGCGAGGAAGACGCGGGCGAGCGCGCCGAGGCCGAGCGACAGCGCGAGAACGAGCGCGAGCATCACCCACTCGTAGGGCACGCGGTCGAGCAGAATGCCCGCAAAGCTCGGCCGATCGACGCGGATGCCGTCTGTGCCGTGGGTGTAGGTGTAGAGCTTCTCGAGCAGGGAGTAGAACACCATGCTGAAGGCGAGGTTCAGCATGCCGAAGAAGATGTCGCGGTAGCGGGCGACGAACAGACCGACGAGGAACCCCACCGCGGTCGCGGAAGCGACGGCGAGGGGCAGCAGAACGAGAAGCTCACCGATGCCGGGTCGTGCGAAGGCAACCGTATAGGCGCCGACGGCCACATAGAGCGCATGCCCGAAGCTCACCTGGCCCGCGCGGAGCAGGAGCAGGATGCCGAGCACCGCGAGCCCCTTCGCGAGCGCGATGGTGAAGACGAACTTCAGCCACGGCGCCGCGGCCGCAAGCCCGACAACAAGCGCGACGCCGGCAGCGGCGGGAAGGGCGAGGCGAGGTTCCATCTAGACGCGCCGCAGCTCGGGCGAGCCGAAGATTCCGTAGGGGCGGACGAGCAGCACCACCACCATGATGATGTAGGGGATCACCACCTCGAACTCGGGCGCGAAATAGACGGCGACCGACCGCCCGAGCCCGATCAGGAGCGCGGTGAGCGCCGCCCCCTCGATCTGGCCGAGCCCGGCGGTCGCCACCACCGCGAAGGAGAGCACGATCATGTTCACGCCGATGCCTGGAACGAGGCTCGTCGTCGGCGAGGCGAGAGCGCCGCCGAGGGCGGCGAGCATCGTACCGAAGGTGAACGTGAGGAGATACACACGCTGCGCATCGATCCCCATCGCGGTGGCCGCCTCGCGGTCATGCGTGACCGCGACGATGACGCGGCCCGTCAGTGTTCTTCTGAGGAACCACATGAGCCCGATGAGGGTGACTGCGGCTACGCCGGGAAGCAGGAACAGCTGATAGCGCGTATATACGATGTCGCCGACCTCGACGGGCCCGAGTGCCTTCACCGCCGCGTCCTGGAAGATCGGCTGCACGCCCCAGATCAGCTTCTGCACGTCCTCGAGGACCATGAAGAGGGCGAAGGTCACAAGCAGCTGGAGCACGTGGTCCTTCACATAGATCCGGCTGAGCAACAGCTTCTCGACGACCGGCCCGAGCGCGCCGCCAACGAGCACCGCGGCAAGGAGCAACACAGGGAGCGCGAGCGCCGGCGCCGCGGCCGTGGCGGCGGCAGCGGTGCCGAGGGTGGCCGCGACATAGGCGCCGATCGCGAAGAACGATCCGTGCGCGATGTTGAGCACGCGCAGCACGCCGAACACGAGCGTCAAGCCGACCGCCACCATGAAGACGAGGGCGGCGTAGGCGAGCCCGTCCAGGATCGCGAGCAGGAGAAGCAGCGTCATGCATCGACCGGGGAGGCAGCGAAGCCTCCCCGGCCCTCACCATCGGGGATCGCGGAGCCCCTCACGCGCGCCAGGCGATCGGCGCCGGCGCACGCCGAACGGCAGCGGGTGTGAGAAGCCGAACCCATTCGACTCCCTTCGTCCCGGTCGGGTTCATCACGAGCTCGGGCGGATAGAGGATCATCTGGTCGAGCACGGGGAAGGGATAGGAATCGACGTGGCGGGTGACGCCGACGAGCATCGGCTCGAGACCCTGGCCGTCGTCACGGATCTTCATCGTTCCGGTCAAGTGCCTGAATTCGAGCCCGCGCATCGTGTCCATCAGTTGTTCGCGCGAGGGCCAGCGCCCGCCATTCGCCGCGATCGCCTTCTCGTAGCCCGCCTTGAGCCCGTAGAGCGCCTGCGCCATGTGGAAGGTCGGGTAGATCGGGTAGAGGTTGAAGCGCCGGCGGTAGGCCTCGGTAAAGTTTTTAAGGAGCTCGGTGTCGCGGGCGGTGGGGTGCAGGAACCAGTGGTCGCCGCGGGCACCGACGATCACCCCGGGCGGCAGCGTCTTGCCCACACGTTCGAGCGAGCTCTCGGCGAGCGGCAGAACGAAGGTGGATCGCTCGAACAGCCGCCGCTCAGCCGCCTGGCGGATGAAGGTGTCGAGCTCGCCGCCCCAGGAAGTGGAGAAGATCACGTCCGGGCGGAGCGCCTGCAGCCGCGTGATTTCGGTCGAGAAGTCGGTAGCGCCGAAGCGGGGGAAGAGCTCGGCGACGACGCGAACGCCGGGCTTGATCGCGTCCATCGCTCCTTTCCAGATCGCCCAGGAGTCACGGCCCCAGGCATAGTCCTGGTTCACAACGGCGAGGGTGCTGAACTCGGGGCGAGCGCGCAGCAGGTAGAGCAGCGGGGCGACGATCTCGGGCACCGCATTCGCCTGGGTGCGCACGGCGTAACGGAAACTGTTCTCCTCGAAGATCCGCTGGGTGCCGCAGTCCCAAAGGATCGTCGGCAGGCGGAGCTGTTCCGCAAGCGGAGCCACCGCAAGGCAGGAGCCCGAGGAGATCGAGGCGAGCATCACATCAACGCCCTCGTTCTGGGCGAGGCGCCGGCATTCGCCGAGCAGGAAGTCCACGCCCGGGGCCTCGTCGATCACCACCGAGCGGATCGGCACGCCGCCGATTCCACCGGAGGCGTTCAGCTGCTCGATCAGGAGGTCGGCCGCATTGCGGCCTGGCACGCCGAACACGGAGGATGGGCCGGAGAGGAAGGTGGAGATGCCGAGGCGAAGTTCCGACGGCCGCTGCTGCGCGATGGCGTTGCGCGGCAGGATCGTCGGCGCGGCAAGGGTTGCGGCGGCGGCCGACAGAGCGGCGCGGCGTGTGAGGCGCATCTTGGCTTCTCCCGTTCGGCGTTGTGGTTGCGAAAGAGGTAGCCCGAAGCGGGCCGCGCGCCAAGGTCTTGCCGCGATGGTCGGGGCGGGGCTAGCTTCCGCCGCTCCAACGCGGGGGAGGAAACGATGCGTCTTCAGGGGAAGGTCGCCGTCGTGACGGGGGCGGCGTCAGGGTTCGGCGAGGGGATCGCGCGCGCCTATGTCGCGGAGGGTGCGCGCGTCGTCGTCGCCGACATCAACGAGGAGGGGGCACGGCGTGTTGCCGACTCGCTCGGCGCGGCAGCGGTCGCGATCGGCGGCGATGTCTCGAAGGGTCCCGACTGCGCCGCGATCGTCGACCGTGCCGTGAGTGCTTTCGGCGGGCTCGACATCGTCGTCAACAACGCCGGAACGACGCACCGGAACAAGCCGCTGCTCGAGGTCACCGAGGCCGAGTTCGACCGCGTCTATGCGGTGAATGTGAAGAGCATCTACTGGATGACGCAGGCCGCGGTGCCGGTGCTGCGCCAGCAGGGGCGCGGCGGGTCGATCATCAACATCGGCTCGACCGCTGGCATACGCCCGCGACCGGGGCTCACCTGGTACAACGGCTCCAAGGGGGCGGTGAACACGATCACCCTCTCGATGGCGCAGGAGCTCGCACGCGACAACATCCGCGTGAACTCGATCTGCCCGGTGATCGGCGCCACGGCCCTGCTCGAGGAGTTCATGGGCATGCCGGACACGCCGGAGAACCGCGCCCGGTTCCTCGCCACCATCCCGCTTGGGCGGATGAGCACGCCCGCCGACGTCGCGAACGCCGCCGTTTGGCTTGCCGATCCGGCCTCCTCCTTCATCACCGGGATCCTCCTGCCGGTGGACGGCGGCCGGACGGCCTGAACGGCGCTCACCTGGGGAAGCTGCGGCGCAGCAGCGCCTTTTCCGCCTCGAGCACCAGGAACACCACCGCGCCGAGGGCGGCCGTCATCGCGAGCGGTGCGGGACCGAGGCCCTCGGTCGAGAACAGGGCCTGCAGAGGCGGTGCCCAGACGAATAGCGCCTGCGAGGCGAACACGCCCGCGAGCGACACCCACACCGCCTTCGTGCCGAAGGCACGCTTCAGGGTAAGCGACGGTGCGCGCAGGAAGCGGACGGAGAAGAGATACCACGTCTCCATCGCGACGAGAGCGCAGACGGCGGTGGTGCGCGCCGCCTCAAGCGAGGCACCGGCCGAGAGCATCACGTGAAACGCGAAGGTGATTCCGGAAACGAACAGAACCGACACGAGCACGATCCGCCAGACGAGGAAGCGGTCGAGCAAACTCTCGTCGCGCGGCCGTGGCGGGCGTGCCATCACGTCTGGCTCCTCCGGCTCGAAGGCGAGGCTCATCGCGAGGATGGCGGAGGAGACCATGTTCACCCAGAGGATCTGCAGCGGCGTGATCGGCATGGTCACGCCGGCGAGGATGGCGGCAAGCACCGCAAGACACTCCCCGCCATTGACCGGCAACAGGAACAGGATCGCCTTGCGGAGATTGTCATAGATGTGCCGGCCTTCGCGCACGGCGGCGGCGATGGTGGCGAAATTGTCGTCGGCGAGCACCATCTCGGCTGCCTGGCGCGCCGCCTCGGTTCCCCCTCTTCCCATCGCCACGCCGATGTCGGCGCGCTTGAGCGCGACCGCGTCGTTCACCCCATCCCCCGTCATCGCCACGATATGGCCCCGCGCCTGCAGCGCCTCAACGAGCTCGAGCTTGCCAAGGGGAGAGACGCGCGCGAACACGTCGCAGCGCTCGGCGAGGGCGGGCCGGTCGCTCTCGGCGGCTGCCTCGAAGGCCTTGCCCTCGATCACCACAGGCGCCTCAGCGATGCCGACGGCGCGCGCGATCGCCGCCGCCGTTTCGGCGTGGTCGCCGGTGATCATCTTGACGCGTATCCCGGCCGCGCGACAGTCGGCGACGGCGGCAGCCGCCTCCGGTCGCGGCGGGTCGATCAGGCCGCAGAGCCCGAGGAACGTCATGTCCTGCGCCACGTCCTCGGCGTCGAGCGCGGCGGTGCGATGCGGGAGCGCGCGTTCGGCGAAGGCGATCACGCGCATGCCCTCGGCGGCGAGTGCCGCGACCGCCGCTCGCGCGTCCTCCGTCGCATCGACGCAGCGCGGCAGCACGACTTCCGGGGCGCCCTTCAGCACCGCAAGCGCCGTTCCCTCCGAATCATGGTGCAGGGTGGCCATGAACCGGTGCGCCGGGTCGAACGGGATCACGTCGCGCCGCGGCCAGGCCTCGCGCGCACCCTCCGCTCCGGCCTTGAAGCCGAAGGCGAGCAGCGCCCCCTCCATCGGGTCGCCGGCAACGGTCCAGCCCTCCGCGCCTTCCTCGAGAGCGGCATCGTTGCAGAGAACGGCGGCGCGGGCGAGCCGTGCGACGCGATCGGACAGGGCGAAGGTGACATCCTCGCCCGCTGCCGTCTCGATCGCCCCGCGCGGCGCATAGCCCTCTCCCGTCACGGTGTAGAGGCCATCGGGCGTGGCGAGAGCGCGCACGGTCATCGCGTTGGCCGTCAGCGTGCCGGTCTTGTCGGTGCAGATGACGTCGACGCTGCCCAGGGCCTCCACGGCGGGAAGCCGGCGGACGATCGCATTGCGCGCGGCCATGCGTTGCACGCCGATCGCAAGCGTCACGGTGAGGATGGCCGCCAATCCCTCGGGGATGGCAGCGACGAACAGAGCGACGGCGGCGAGGGCCATCTCCGCCACCGGAATGCCGACGACCCACACCCCCCAGGCGAAAGCCGCGAGCCCGACCGCCAGCATCACCACGGTCAGCTGTTTCGCGAACTCGCCCATGCGGCGGACGAGCGGCGTCGTCG from Elioraea tepida harbors:
- a CDS encoding DMT family transporter, with the protein product MILLVVIWGLSIPLTKLGLAETGPLTLTALRYAAAVPCFAPVLVGRRLPPPRALLHMATLGALGIRAGQVAQALGVERASASVATIISALIPLLVVVFAVLRLRQRIRAVHLLGLVLAIVSVALVAGGGPGPERSGLAGEALMLVSAVAVALSYVLMAEVAAAHGPAVVSAWSSLAGAVLLVPPAAWELAAAPRWPGPVGIAVILYLGVLVSAGGLWLWLRLLRTVPARVAAGAQYFQPLVGVAASSLMFGDGVGLAFAIGSALVLGGVVLTTLPARQ
- a CDS encoding NADH:flavin oxidoreductase/NADH oxidase, which translates into the protein MRETDRRVLVRDKRPLLFQPISFRSVTARNRIALSPMCQYSAEDGLPNDWHLQHLGARAAGGAGIVITEATHVAPHARITPGCLGIWSDAHTEALARLAAMIARMGAVPGIQLAHAGRKASVTRPWEGTKPIPPEAPEGWVPVGPTDEPFAPGHTPPVPLDPGGVAAAVEAFGRAARRARDAGFRLLEIHGAHGYLIHSFLSPVANTRSDSYGGHLRARARLLMEVIDAVRAEWPEELPLFVRLSCVDHLSGGLTIDDTVTIARWLAARGDVDLVDCSSGGITPDARPPSAHPGYQVPYSEAVRAAGIATGAVGLISCPDHAAEILANGRADIVLIGRAMLADPAWPLRAAKALGAEIDWPVQYERANLV
- a CDS encoding ABC transporter ATP-binding protein, with the translated sequence MLALDGVDVAIAGTRVLRGVSLRIDAGARVALVGRNGAGKTTTLRAIMGLVPLTAGRIGFADTNLAEVPAHKRTALGIGYAPEERRLFPTFTVEQNLRLPAEVLKLPEAEIARRLEKAYAILPELRDLAVRRAGGLSGGQGKMVALGRALMVGTKLVLLDEPFQGLAPALAKRYGEALLRLREAEPGLAVLISESNPDLLKPMVDSAFLIERGEVRPTSL
- a CDS encoding ABC transporter ATP-binding protein — its product is MSAPLLSARGLKIAFGGVKAADGIDLDIAEGEIVAIIGPNGAGKTTFINMTTGYLHPQAGTITFDGATITGLAPREIVRRGIARSFQIPQLFTEHTVIENVALKVAAHRGFWHGFRPLLDGPTTAAAMAILDRFGLRDVATARATELNEGARKLTDIAMAMALEPRVLLMDEPTSGVASAEKFAIMDTLVAALRARGVTAVFVEHDMEVVERYADRVAVWSQGRILASGPPAQVLNDAAVLREVIGVEVKHATGPGGGDARA
- a CDS encoding branched-chain amino acid ABC transporter permease, with the protein product MEPRLALPAAAGVALVVGLAAAAPWLKFVFTIALAKGLAVLGILLLLRAGQVSFGHALYVAVGAYTVAFARPGIGELLVLLPLAVASATAVGFLVGLFVARYRDIFFGMLNLAFSMVFYSLLEKLYTYTHGTDGIRVDRPSFAGILLDRVPYEWVMLALVLALSLGLGALARVFLASPLGQALPAIKTRETRLEFAGISARRVLLIAYVASAALAGLAGGIIAVTTLHVTPLLAYWTHSGELVFIAILGGGGSVLGPFLGAIVFELVRVYASAAFPDAWQMILGAVLLGIILFASRGLWGLYEDLVSRRGARP
- a CDS encoding branched-chain amino acid ABC transporter permease; translation: MTLLLLLAILDGLAYAALVFMVAVGLTLVFGVLRVLNIAHGSFFAIGAYVAATLGTAAAATAAAPALALPVLLLAAVLVGGALGPVVEKLLLSRIYVKDHVLQLLVTFALFMVLEDVQKLIWGVQPIFQDAAVKALGPVEVGDIVYTRYQLFLLPGVAAVTLIGLMWFLRRTLTGRVIVAVTHDREAATAMGIDAQRVYLLTFTFGTMLAALGGALASPTTSLVPGIGVNMIVLSFAVVATAGLGQIEGAALTALLIGLGRSVAVYFAPEFEVVIPYIIMVVVLLVRPYGIFGSPELRRV
- a CDS encoding ABC transporter substrate-binding protein; the protein is MRLTRRAALSAAAATLAAPTILPRNAIAQQRPSELRLGISTFLSGPSSVFGVPGRNAADLLIEQLNASGGIGGVPIRSVVIDEAPGVDFLLGECRRLAQNEGVDVMLASISSGSCLAVAPLAEQLRLPTILWDCGTQRIFEENSFRYAVRTQANAVPEIVAPLLYLLRARPEFSTLAVVNQDYAWGRDSWAIWKGAMDAIKPGVRVVAELFPRFGATDFSTEITRLQALRPDVIFSTSWGGELDTFIRQAAERRLFERSTFVLPLAESSLERVGKTLPPGVIVGARGDHWFLHPTARDTELLKNFTEAYRRRFNLYPIYPTFHMAQALYGLKAGYEKAIAANGGRWPSREQLMDTMRGLEFRHLTGTMKIRDDGQGLEPMLVGVTRHVDSYPFPVLDQMILYPPELVMNPTGTKGVEWVRLLTPAAVRRAPAPIAWRA
- a CDS encoding glucose 1-dehydrogenase, giving the protein MRLQGKVAVVTGAASGFGEGIARAYVAEGARVVVADINEEGARRVADSLGAAAVAIGGDVSKGPDCAAIVDRAVSAFGGLDIVVNNAGTTHRNKPLLEVTEAEFDRVYAVNVKSIYWMTQAAVPVLRQQGRGGSIINIGSTAGIRPRPGLTWYNGSKGAVNTITLSMAQELARDNIRVNSICPVIGATALLEEFMGMPDTPENRARFLATIPLGRMSTPADVANAAVWLADPASSFITGILLPVDGGRTA
- a CDS encoding cation-translocating P-type ATPase — its product is MSGPGDAGPRPAWHALTVAEALSALQATRSGLEAAEAEARLARFGPNALTRAPQRTALARFAAQFANLLILVLIAAALIATIVGDLKDAAVILLVVVANAVIGFIQEGRAERALAAISGMLAPAATVLRAGRRRTVPAEQIVPGDIVVLEPGDRVPADLRLIEARALTIEEAALTGEAVPSAKHTEPVAAEAALADRASLAFAGTIVAAGAGLGLVVATGDDTEVGRIGRAMRETAAPTTPLVRRMGEFAKQLTVVMLAVGLAAFAWGVWVVGIPVAEMALAAVALFVAAIPEGLAAILTVTLAIGVQRMAARNAIVRRLPAVEALGSVDVICTDKTGTLTANAMTVRALATPDGLYTVTGEGYAPRGAIETAAGEDVTFALSDRVARLARAAVLCNDAALEEGAEGWTVAGDPMEGALLAFGFKAGAEGAREAWPRRDVIPFDPAHRFMATLHHDSEGTALAVLKGAPEVVLPRCVDATEDARAAVAALAAEGMRVIAFAERALPHRTAALDAEDVAQDMTFLGLCGLIDPPRPEAAAAVADCRAAGIRVKMITGDHAETAAAIARAVGIAEAPVVIEGKAFEAAAESDRPALAERCDVFARVSPLGKLELVEALQARGHIVAMTGDGVNDAVALKRADIGVAMGRGGTEAARQAAEMVLADDNFATIAAAVREGRHIYDNLRKAILFLLPVNGGECLAVLAAILAGVTMPITPLQILWVNMVSSAILAMSLAFEPEEPDVMARPPRPRDESLLDRFLVWRIVLVSVLFVSGITFAFHVMLSAGASLEAARTTAVCALVAMETWYLFSVRFLRAPSLTLKRAFGTKAVWVSLAGVFASQALFVWAPPLQALFSTEGLGPAPLAMTAALGAVVFLVLEAEKALLRRSFPR